The Ischnura elegans chromosome 1, ioIscEleg1.1, whole genome shotgun sequence genome contains a region encoding:
- the LOC124157721 gene encoding DDB1- and CUL4-associated factor 15, which translates to MEVCDSPKRKTINCNKKRKSHLLQKLYQREIQGSYGPFVRAANQPLFSRLPHRLAFNLGEVVPESALIAGHVFMGLSRCGQFLMSYTHTVEPDNSFDMVYRYRLHWWTFVPSQRSRKVAEVTLFSDAGVGHNVFISISQWPTDTKHVLIYGCSDDPLERSLNQSAHCYLTITTVPSMHNCPDCLKVAASYEDEDLAASWDSCVRFSCLRHGLTVHTTFDVVPPFPKFEPRISMRHEGTVVINTGNFLHALHVRMENVPGGKSVGGGPQTSNWNGGASHKTETETEAMPAEGQEDDEETEEEEDPWVLEGEKGGICKRPAGRAASQPVRTTCPRPCLTAPLRIKECPEGDEGKVRCRSGSNRRTRLGEMMRRWCRPDEVEVEWACWGSWDGHEESNSEEGAMGHRPPVKRGFVEVWGCGEETELGGRREVSDLADARRELSITCGDTPASPVTFLSYPSTGDESVGGGVRSRRMAAERAYEFTDESDSWGGGACEKLSVFRRRRLADKKYEFCDDEDAENVVPFWVMRGSSARGELSGGRGGGRAPSPASPCSAASPTPPPSVAATASPPHAHLPPVQELAGSGGGETASQVVLRPLNRNTSAAVTNVHHVREAAGLGAGDRKPAPQAVVRVGLLACGTPVPTSTSPAPVQAPIQSHCQSGIASSTGCSVQYKRWYLEVDDELISVITDIEDDDLSSSTGYHSALPLDVHGSGYAQMQMVSSAKVEKLRAPSVLVHQMTLDVEQFCHEVAQKLCADAGKKYWFCNDYDVEIVAVCPISGDVIAVAAMLIQAAVKTKGLAKSQRYPVSSVQRSKYQTSVRFVWNLDSGRYQVVDADELREVIETEASGGTARGNEAADRSDVDFWNEMWSGAYNGGSEGMKANSEGPRWHPARTDSLQLRRLIPPPLSQHGVRTLSNQSELRGISLKKIVDVDNMVALVFDDYA; encoded by the exons ATACAAGGATCATATGGTCCTTTCGTGCGAGCTGCAAATCAGCCTCTGTTTAGTCGTTTACCTCACCGACTTGCGTTCAACTTAGGAGAAGTTGTTCCTGAATCTGCTCTAATTGCTGG CCATGTTTTTATGGGATTATCAAGATGTGGCCAATTCCTTATGTCATACACACACACAGTGGAACCAGACAATTCATTTGACATGGTGTATAGGTACAGACTGCACTGGTGGACGTTTGTGCCATCACAACGCTCACGTAAAGTTGCTGAAGTTACTCTATTCAGTGATGCTGGTGTTGGCCACAATGTATTCATCTCTATCAGTCAATGGCCTACAGACACCAAACATGTCCTCATTTATGGTTGCAG CGATGATCCACTTGAAAGATCACTAAATCAGTCAGCACACTGCTACCTCACAATAACTACAGTGCCATCTATGCATAACTGTCCAGACTGCTTAAAGGTTGCTGCTTCCTATGAGGATGAAG ACTTGGCTGCCAGCTGGGATAGTTGTGTCCGCTTCAGCTGCCTTCGCCATGGCCTAACCGTCCACACAACTTTTGATGTGGTGCCGCCTTTTCCCAAATTTGAGCCACGAATCAGCATGCGACATGAGGGCACTGTTGTCATAAACACAGGAAACTTCCTCCATGCTCTGCATGTCAGAATGGAGAACGTTCCTGGAGGGAAGAGCGTTGGAGGTGGACCTCAAACCAGTAATTGGAATGGGGGAGCAAGCCATAAAACTGAGACAGAGACTGAGGCCATGCCAGCCGAAGGGCAGGAAGACGATGAGGAGACTGAAGAGGAGGAAGATCCCTGGGTGCTTGAAGGAGAAAAGGGAGGGATCTGCAAGAGGCCAGCGGGTCGTGCTGCATCTCAGCCAGTGAGGACTACGTGTCCGAGGCCATGTCTCACTGCCCCCTTGAGAATCAAAGAGTGTCCAGAGGGTGATGAGGGAAAAGTACGATGTAGGAGTGGGAGTAATCGTAGAACTCGTTTGGGTGAAATGATGCGTCGTTGGTGCCGTCCCGATGAGGTGGAGGTGGAGTGGGCCTGCTGGGGAAGCTGGGATGGCCATGAAGAGAGCAACAGTGAGGAGGGTGCCATGGGGCATCGCCCTCCAGTCAAGAGGGGATTTGTTGAGGTCTGGGGATGTGGTGAGGAAACAGAACTCGGAGGAAGGAGAGAGGTGTCAGACTTGGCGGATGCACGGCGTGAATTGAGCATCACATGTGGAGACACCCCAGCATCACCAGTCACTTTCCTATCCTACCCATCGACTGGCGATGAATCTGTGGGTGGGGGGGTGAGGTCAAGACGCATGGCTGCAGAGCGTGCGTACGAATTCACGGACGAGTCTGACTCATGGGGTGGCGGAGCATGTGAGAAACTGAGTGTGTTTCGTCGCCGTCGCTTGGCCGACAAGAAGTATGAATTCTGTGATGATGAAGATGCAGAGAATGTTGTTCCTTTTTGGGTGATGCGGGGGTCGTCGGCCCGTGGAGAGctgagtggggggaggggagggggccgGGCCCCGTCCCCCGCCTCCCCATGCTCTGCCGCCTCTCCAACCCCACCGCCCTCAGTGGCAGCCACAGCCTCCCCCCCTCATGCTCACCTGCCACCTGTGCAGGAATTGGCTGGCTCGGGTGGTGGAGAGACAGCCTCCCAAGTGGTGTTGAGGCCCCTGAACAGGAATACCTCAGCTGCTGTGACTAATGTCCATCATGTGAGGGAGGCAGCTGGCTTGGGAGCCGGAGATAGGAAGCCTGCCCCTCAGGCTGTGGTGAGAGTTGGGCTGCTGGCTTGTGGAACTCCAGTGCCAACCTCTACCTCTCCTGCTCCAGTTCAAGCTCCCATCCAAAGTCACTGCCAA TCGGGAATAGCCTCATCTACGGGTTGCTCAGTGCAGTATAAAAGGTGGTACCTTGAAGTGGATGATGAACTAATATCAGTCATTACCGACATTGAAG ATGATGATCTCAGTAGCAGTACTGGTTATCACAGTGCCCTTCCATTAGATGTACATGGCTCAGGTTATGCTCAAATGCAGATGGTGTCTAGTGCCAAAGTTGAAAAATTG CGGGCCCCTAGTGTGTTGGTGCATCAGATGACATTGGATGTGGAGCAGTTTTGTCATGAAGTAGCTCAAAAGTTGTGTGCCGATGCAGGAAAAAAGTATTGGTTCTGCAATGACTACGATGTAGAGATTGTGGCA gtCTGTCCAATCTCAGGCGATGTGATAGCTGTGGCAGCAATGCTCATTCAGGCAGCAGTGAAAACAAAAGGCTTAGCCAAGAGTCAGAG GTATCCAGTGAGTAGTGTCCAGCGGAGTAAATACCAGACAAGTGTCCGATTTGTTTGGAATCTTGACAGTGGCAGATATCAGGTTGTGGATGCAGATGAGTTGAGAGAGGTAATAGAGACTGAGGCTAGCGGAGGAACTGCCCGAGGCAATGAAGCCGCTGATCGTAGTGATGTAGACTTTTGGAATGAAATGTGGAGTGGGGCATACAATGGAGGGAGTGAAGGAATGAAGGCTAATAGTGAAGGCCCTCGATGGCACCCAGCTCGGACAGATAGTCTTCAACTGCGCCGTCTCATTCCACCACCACTGTCACAGCACGGCGTTCGAACTCTCTCAAATCAGAGTGAATTAAGAG GTATTTCCTTGAAGAAAATAGTGGATGTGGACAATATGGTTGCTCTAGTTTTTGATGACTACGCATGA